The Deltaproteobacteria bacterium genome has a window encoding:
- a CDS encoding aminotransferase class III-fold pyridoxal phosphate-dependent enzyme: MNNPELTTYEKYVNPLQAKLLKANGVEKTFIKAEGHTLTYKNAKGETGSIIDCLCGYGSLMFGHNHPRIHDTVKDFLNNKTPIHTQFAPRPITARLAERLSGLAEKYLDEDYVVRFANSGAEAVDLAIKHAEFQRVLKVQELTKKLDQKFNDLEARWNDGEVEIPGELFAETELREQIFADTLTPGELRGYISRLNSVALSSRPIIFALKKAFHGKSVAAAQMTHNETFRRAFLYFGMQTVFIDHEDLSEIEFIMDEVSQTFYDFVINKKTNQISLVEKDYPAYTAAIIEPIQGEGGIHAIPGSTLRDFRNICDHKNFPLIFDEIQCGMGRSGTLFACQPHDVAPDMVLFAKSIGGGVAKNAAVLIKRANYEDAFGIIHSSTFAEDELSASVALTVFDMLEEDEGAAYERATELGNRLMEGFRELSRKYPGTIKEVRGIGLMIGVEFFQDVDADSAVVRLVSHHNRLGYSLFSYLQEVQGIRAVPTASAPSTLRLEPGVTLTDDEVDTIIQGFEGLCKTLYYQDSYQLLQHVGNQDRSSRDHKIRDYRRDEVKQKRAHYKEKSRVGVPKIGFIAHVMDPVNISDNDPALERLTNEERAGIYNANNVTIMCNAPSVPKRITASFGKEVDVQFYILSRTASQVLGDLNGPGLDDLREAIYDTALQAKKDGCTAFGLGMFTSVVTNNGKALPRVPGMPYTSGNALTTGMGFKAMQEATEKTGKQLDGCTAAVVGGAGNIGQVYSALLAERVAHLMLVGSGRAGSVKRLSRAYHRVYETLIETIRKEGKESLSGLALDVANLTSVQDFIAELGDKDMPKNTGKDVATLIQQEFGTDPFVTVTDSLATIASADIVVCAASASEPFVGSDIVKHEAVVVDIGVPLNAKQDVKDRHDVTYMQGGLAKLPFQQEMTETVKNLPHGTVYGCVAETMLMGLSGSGRNFSFGDITRKQVKEVTALAESYGFAATVPQTRGL; this comes from the coding sequence ATGAACAATCCAGAATTAACCACCTACGAAAAGTATGTAAACCCACTCCAAGCCAAATTATTGAAAGCCAACGGAGTAGAGAAAACGTTTATCAAAGCAGAAGGACACACGCTCACTTATAAGAATGCCAAAGGAGAAACAGGTAGTATTATTGATTGTCTCTGCGGGTATGGTTCCCTTATGTTTGGGCACAATCACCCAAGAATCCACGACACGGTTAAGGATTTCCTCAACAACAAAACTCCCATCCACACGCAATTCGCGCCCCGCCCTATCACCGCAAGGCTTGCCGAACGACTATCAGGTTTGGCCGAAAAATATCTAGACGAAGACTACGTGGTGCGATTTGCGAACAGCGGCGCTGAAGCAGTTGACCTTGCTATTAAGCATGCGGAATTTCAGAGAGTCCTAAAAGTTCAGGAACTTACGAAAAAATTGGACCAGAAGTTCAACGATCTGGAAGCGAGATGGAACGACGGCGAAGTGGAAATCCCCGGTGAACTATTCGCTGAAACAGAGCTGCGTGAGCAAATTTTTGCAGACACGCTTACTCCAGGGGAATTACGCGGGTATATATCACGACTCAACAGTGTGGCCCTGAGCTCTCGCCCCATCATATTTGCGCTCAAAAAGGCATTTCACGGAAAAAGCGTAGCTGCGGCACAGATGACCCACAATGAAACCTTCCGCCGAGCATTCTTGTATTTCGGGATGCAAACAGTTTTCATTGATCACGAAGACCTTTCGGAAATCGAATTCATCATGGATGAGGTTAGCCAAACTTTTTACGATTTCGTGATTAATAAAAAGACAAATCAAATCAGCCTCGTCGAAAAAGATTACCCGGCCTACACTGCGGCGATTATTGAACCGATTCAAGGAGAAGGCGGCATACACGCAATTCCGGGTAGCACCCTTCGGGACTTTAGGAACATATGCGACCACAAAAACTTCCCTCTTATTTTTGATGAAATTCAATGTGGGATGGGACGCAGCGGCACACTTTTCGCTTGCCAACCGCATGATGTAGCCCCCGACATGGTTCTCTTCGCGAAATCTATTGGCGGAGGTGTTGCCAAAAACGCCGCGGTATTGATTAAGCGAGCCAACTACGAGGATGCCTTTGGGATCATTCACTCCAGCACCTTTGCTGAAGATGAGTTGAGTGCTTCCGTTGCACTCACAGTATTCGACATGCTCGAAGAAGACGAAGGTGCTGCTTACGAGAGAGCCACTGAGCTTGGGAACCGCTTAATGGAGGGTTTCCGCGAGCTTTCCAGAAAATACCCAGGTACCATTAAAGAAGTTCGCGGAATCGGCTTAATGATTGGAGTTGAATTCTTTCAGGACGTTGATGCGGACAGCGCAGTCGTACGACTTGTGTCACACCACAACAGACTGGGCTACAGTCTCTTTTCTTACCTCCAAGAAGTTCAGGGAATAAGAGCTGTCCCCACCGCAAGCGCACCGTCAACCCTGCGGCTTGAGCCAGGCGTAACACTCACCGATGATGAAGTAGATACCATTATTCAGGGCTTCGAAGGATTATGCAAAACCCTCTACTACCAAGACAGCTATCAACTACTCCAGCACGTAGGTAATCAAGACCGGTCCTCTAGAGATCACAAAATCCGAGATTATAGACGTGATGAAGTGAAACAAAAGCGGGCTCACTATAAAGAGAAATCGAGAGTTGGTGTTCCCAAAATCGGCTTCATCGCCCATGTCATGGACCCCGTTAACATTTCCGACAACGACCCCGCGTTGGAACGGCTCACCAATGAAGAACGTGCCGGTATCTATAATGCGAACAACGTGACCATCATGTGCAACGCGCCGTCGGTTCCAAAGAGAATAACGGCTTCCTTTGGCAAAGAAGTAGATGTTCAATTCTACATTTTAAGCCGAACCGCCAGCCAAGTCCTGGGGGATCTCAATGGCCCTGGACTAGATGATCTACGTGAAGCGATTTACGACACTGCATTACAAGCTAAAAAAGACGGCTGTACTGCATTTGGTTTGGGGATGTTCACCTCGGTTGTGACCAACAATGGTAAAGCCTTACCGCGAGTACCGGGAATGCCATATACCTCGGGCAATGCACTCACGACAGGCATGGGTTTTAAGGCCATGCAAGAGGCCACCGAAAAAACAGGTAAGCAACTAGACGGCTGCACAGCTGCAGTCGTTGGAGGTGCTGGAAATATCGGTCAGGTCTACTCAGCACTACTCGCTGAGCGTGTAGCTCACTTGATGCTTGTGGGCAGCGGTAGAGCTGGATCAGTTAAGCGACTTTCAAGAGCCTATCACCGCGTCTATGAAACCCTAATCGAAACCATTCGTAAGGAAGGCAAAGAGTCTTTGAGCGGACTGGCACTTGATGTTGCGAATTTAACATCTGTGCAAGATTTTATCGCAGAGCTTGGTGACAAGGACATGCCGAAGAATACAGGTAAGGATGTTGCAACCTTAATTCAGCAGGAATTTGGAACAGATCCATTCGTCACGGTCACGGATTCACTGGCTACCATTGCCTCCGCCGACATCGTCGTATGTGCAGCCAGTGCAAGCGAGCCATTCGTCGGCTCCGACATCGTCAAGCATGAAGCAGTCGTGGTTGATATTGGTGTTCCACTCAATGCCAAGCAAGATGTTAAAGACCGCCATGACGTAACCTACATGCAAGGCGGCTTGGCCAAGCTTCCGTTTCAACAAGAAATGACCGAAACGGTAAAAAATCTACCACACGGCACTGTATACGGCTGTGTGGCCGAAACCATGCTTATGGGACTCTCCGGAAGTGGACGTAACTTTTCTTTCGGAGACATCACCCGCAAACAAGTTAAAGAAGTGACGGCCTTGGCTGAAAGCTATGGATTTGCTGCCACGGTTCCCCAAACCAGGGGCCTCTAG
- a CDS encoding SDR family oxidoreductase: protein MTQKRALITGGSRGIGAAIAERLAREGFHVLIAARRFTEEVQNLINLISDNEGTAEFVELDVLDEKSVQNIAHKIGTDRLDILVNNAGVLKDDLLVSLDSQDWERVLETNVWGSLRVYDHVRPALNKAKKPVVVTLGSVSGVRPRPGQGAYAVSKAMLIAWTQASAQCSDNNTNYFCISPGPVATDMIKAAPWYTDPRAFSRIPMGRFAEPTEIADVVAFMALHPAALSNGSNLVIDGGFVQTTKGD from the coding sequence ATGACACAAAAACGAGCACTCATAACAGGCGGTTCGAGAGGAATCGGGGCAGCTATTGCCGAGCGCCTGGCCCGAGAAGGGTTTCATGTACTGATTGCAGCACGCCGATTCACAGAGGAAGTACAAAACCTCATCAATCTAATTTCAGATAACGAAGGTACTGCTGAATTCGTTGAATTGGATGTGCTGGACGAGAAGTCAGTGCAAAACATTGCACACAAAATTGGAACCGATCGACTCGACATATTGGTCAACAACGCTGGTGTACTTAAAGATGACCTACTCGTCAGCCTTGATTCCCAAGATTGGGAACGCGTTTTAGAAACCAACGTATGGGGCAGCCTACGGGTTTATGACCATGTGCGTCCGGCACTCAACAAAGCAAAAAAACCAGTTGTTGTGACCCTGGGAAGTGTCTCCGGTGTGAGACCAAGACCAGGCCAAGGTGCATACGCCGTTTCCAAGGCAATGCTTATCGCCTGGACTCAGGCAAGCGCCCAATGCAGTGACAACAACACAAACTACTTCTGTATCTCACCGGGACCTGTCGCAACCGATATGATCAAAGCAGCTCCTTGGTACACGGACCCACGCGCGTTTTCTAGAATTCCAATGGGTCGTTTTGCAGAACCAACAGAAATCGCCGACGTCGTAGCCTTCATGGCCCTACACCCGGCTGCACTCAGTAATGGAAGCAACCTCGTCATTGACGGTGGCTTCGTACAAACGACCAAGGGAGATTAA
- a CDS encoding alpha/beta hydrolase, translating to MASSSSSPMAIRCYQAGNKEAEDSIVFLNGLFHNHKAWIRQERYPDFKKQYRLIYLDYPGCGETPQSNNEISFLEIVDNIAKLIKQLTSKPVNLIGYSVGGMFAMALTSRHPGLVKRLVLLNTSATVAGHASKIVEGVARSIRSGDDLKSIFSLVYPWFYSAKYLPRIASMESLLLDQYASYNRNREGVLKLLQAIGSKPDLQEMAAEIDCPTLIVSGSDDTVFPVSHQEALQTQIRESQHLTLQDTGHCSYIENHRPLNQAIGKFFCQN from the coding sequence GTGGCATCATCGTCTTCATCCCCAATGGCTATCCGTTGTTATCAAGCCGGCAATAAAGAGGCCGAGGATTCAATCGTCTTTCTAAATGGTCTTTTCCACAACCATAAGGCTTGGATTCGCCAGGAACGTTATCCCGATTTTAAGAAGCAATATCGTTTAATATACCTAGATTACCCTGGCTGCGGTGAAACACCGCAAAGTAATAACGAAATCAGTTTCTTAGAGATAGTTGACAACATTGCCAAGCTCATCAAACAACTGACCTCCAAACCGGTAAATCTAATCGGTTATTCCGTAGGTGGAATGTTTGCCATGGCACTGACATCCAGACACCCCGGGCTCGTTAAACGACTTGTGTTACTCAACACGAGTGCCACAGTCGCCGGTCATGCTTCAAAAATAGTCGAAGGTGTTGCGAGATCTATTCGCTCGGGAGATGATCTGAAATCGATATTTTCTCTGGTTTATCCCTGGTTCTATTCGGCGAAATATCTTCCCAGGATAGCATCCATGGAATCGCTCTTGCTCGATCAATATGCATCCTACAATCGTAACCGTGAAGGTGTGTTAAAGCTTCTTCAAGCAATCGGAAGCAAACCCGATCTCCAAGAGATGGCCGCAGAAATTGATTGCCCTACTCTCATCGTAAGTGGCAGTGATGACACAGTATTTCCCGTATCACACCAAGAGGCACTGCAGACTCAAATACGCGAGTCACAACACCTTACCCTTCAAGATACCGGTCACTGTTCCTATATTGAAAACCACCGTCCACTAAACCAAGCAATCGGTAAGTTTTTTTGTCAGAACTGA